The following DNA comes from Gemmatimonadaceae bacterium.
CGGCGCACGAGCTCTCTGGGGCTGATCGGCTTCAGCATATAGCCGTCGAAGCTCGCGTCGCCGCCCAGATCAGCGGTCGAATCGATCCGCGCCGAGAATGCCACGAGCGGAATGCGGTGCGTCGCGGGATCGGACTTGAGCATGCGGCTCGCTTGCCAACCGTCGAGTCCCGGCAGCCCAATGTCCATGAGTACCAGGCTGGGCTGACACTCCCGCGTCACGCGGACGGCCTCGACGCCGTTCGTCGCCTCTTTCACCTCGTAGCCGAAGTGCTGCAGG
Coding sequences within:
- a CDS encoding response regulator, which produces MRSRPLVVLAEDNEDTRRVYGLILQHFGYEVKEATNGVEAVRVTRECQPSLVLMDIGLPGLDGWQASRMLKSDPATHRIPLVAFSARIDSTADLGGDASFDGYMLKPISPRELVRRIDAYLRLLGVQTPRHSVEPDASELGESEGQTEALV